A genomic region of Trifolium pratense cultivar HEN17-A07 linkage group LG3, ARS_RC_1.1, whole genome shotgun sequence contains the following coding sequences:
- the LOC123916925 gene encoding probable E3 ubiquitin-protein ligase RHB1A isoform X2 has protein sequence MGGCCCCASKETVLSAPPAYYYYPRASEEHVPLSSHQGAPSAFSGRLLVDTNLDTSSPDTYRPPPAPLPFNVTPGATQTAPVAQEISCEKNNTSSLSTNSNSVQEPSGDNHGTSPKSEEPKESECKGQTDLELDSAKDSEIELSKLGEPINLEEEEDTCPICLEEYDAENPKLTINCDHHFHLACILEWMERSESCPVCDQVMVLSPSIV, from the exons ATGGGCGGTTGTTGCTGTTGTGCTTCCAAGGAGACTGTATTGAGTGCTCCACCTGCTTACTATTAT TATCCAAGAGCATCTGAGGAGCATGTTCCGCTATCTTCTCACCAGGGTGCTCCCTCTGCTTTCTCTGGAAGGCTCTTGGTTGATACTAATCTAGATACTTCGAGTCCTGATACTTATAGACCACCTCCTGCTCCTCTCCCTTTCAACGTGACACCTGGTGCCACTCAGACTGCACCTGTGGCTCAAGAAATTAGCTGTGAGAAGAACAATACATCCTCGCTTTCTACAAATTCTAATTCAGTTCAAGAACCATCTGGAGATAATCATGGAACCTCACCTAAGTCGGAAGAACCGAAGGAATCAGAATGCAAAGGTCAGACTGATTTAGAGCTAGATTCGGCAAAGGATTCTGAAATTGAACTTTCAAAGTTAGGTGAACCTATAAATTTAGAGGAAGAGGAGGATACATGCCCAATATGTTTAGAAG AATATGATGCAGAAAATCCGAAACTCACCATAAACTGTGACCATCATTTTCACCTTGCTTGCATTCTGGAATGGATGGAAAGAAGTGAATCTTGCCCTGTCTGCGATCAG GTTATGGTTTTAAGCCCTTCCATTGTATAG
- the LOC123916925 gene encoding probable E3 ubiquitin-protein ligase RHB1A isoform X1 translates to MGGCCCCASKETVLSAPPAYYYQYPRASEEHVPLSSHQGAPSAFSGRLLVDTNLDTSSPDTYRPPPAPLPFNVTPGATQTAPVAQEISCEKNNTSSLSTNSNSVQEPSGDNHGTSPKSEEPKESECKGQTDLELDSAKDSEIELSKLGEPINLEEEEDTCPICLEEYDAENPKLTINCDHHFHLACILEWMERSESCPVCDQVMVLSPSIV, encoded by the exons ATGGGCGGTTGTTGCTGTTGTGCTTCCAAGGAGACTGTATTGAGTGCTCCACCTGCTTACTATTAT CAGTATCCAAGAGCATCTGAGGAGCATGTTCCGCTATCTTCTCACCAGGGTGCTCCCTCTGCTTTCTCTGGAAGGCTCTTGGTTGATACTAATCTAGATACTTCGAGTCCTGATACTTATAGACCACCTCCTGCTCCTCTCCCTTTCAACGTGACACCTGGTGCCACTCAGACTGCACCTGTGGCTCAAGAAATTAGCTGTGAGAAGAACAATACATCCTCGCTTTCTACAAATTCTAATTCAGTTCAAGAACCATCTGGAGATAATCATGGAACCTCACCTAAGTCGGAAGAACCGAAGGAATCAGAATGCAAAGGTCAGACTGATTTAGAGCTAGATTCGGCAAAGGATTCTGAAATTGAACTTTCAAAGTTAGGTGAACCTATAAATTTAGAGGAAGAGGAGGATACATGCCCAATATGTTTAGAAG AATATGATGCAGAAAATCCGAAACTCACCATAAACTGTGACCATCATTTTCACCTTGCTTGCATTCTGGAATGGATGGAAAGAAGTGAATCTTGCCCTGTCTGCGATCAG GTTATGGTTTTAAGCCCTTCCATTGTATAG
- the LOC123915764 gene encoding AT-rich interactive domain-containing protein 2-like — protein MANGSSLDRLEAKTFTESHGNGDCLIEDCVDSAGHDKAKQKSLFCQIFSVYLKENCSRGNVKPVPVMLGDGQLLDLYQLFSLVKEKGGYDVVSRKGLWDSVIVELGMDICVLASVKLVYDKYLHGFEAWLSKTFDEKSLKNGNNGCLNSLPLDLEKEFRSLLCSNLKDKDDDFVPLESSNIIKHIDLVNQKSSGYLLNSKNLTNKCLDVQHVDGYSNDDDDKKFGNGVKVDLPASRKRKRESISGMVNWTRHVAKHPFDPVTPPLPEPSKWKEYKGGNDFFVQLLRARDALAVRKNAEPNSGSSSQKVKMHPAMYEDSVGHQGTMKLRCSERLPISPKSRCTCCNSKSCSANGNKLHASVNMAAKPDATEKKKSTSKSKSKWSKKKKPVPSEDDFRVKHVSIGNLFQAEVPQWTGEVSDSDPKWLGTQVWPVKDDSKLTTKTEFIARGRRGKCSCDIQGSVDCVRFLIAENRMKLKLELGSVFYQWGFDKMGEEVSLQWTADEEKKFKNAMRLNIPSQNKSFWNNPSKYFFKKTRKDMVSYYFNAYIIQLRTYQNRVTPKTVDSDDDEVEFGSFGDGFGRNRIRHPPVEFMECSENKQCWDYE, from the exons ATGGCAAACGGGTCTTCCCTTGATCGACTTGAAGCTAAAACTTTTACCGAATCTCATGGAAATGGCGATTGTCTTATCGAGGATTGTGTTGATAGTGCCGGTCATGACAAAGCTAAACAGAAGTCTTtgttttgtcaaattttttCGGTTTATCTTAAAGAGAATTGTAGTAGAGGTAATGTTAAGCCTGTGCCTGTGATGCTCGGTGACGGTCAATTGCTTGATTTATACCAGCTTTTCTCCCTTGTGAAGGAAAAAGGTGGGTATGATGTGGTGTCGAGAAAAGGTTTGTGGGATTCTGTGATAGTTGAATTGGGTATGGATATTTGTGTTTTGGCTTCGGTGAAATTAGTTTATGACAAATATTTGCATGGTTTCGAAGCGTGGCTCAGCAAAACTTTTGATGAGAAGAGTTTAAAAAATGGGAATAATGGTTGTTTGAATTCATTGCCATTAGATCTGGAAAAAGAGTTTCGAAGCCTTTTATGCTCAAATCTAAAGGACAAAGATGATGATTTTGTCCCGTTAGAATCGAGCAACATCATAAAGCACATTGATTTGGTTAACCAAAAGAGTAGTGGTTATTTATTGAACTCCAAAAACCTAACCAACAAATGTTTGGATGTCCAACATGTTGATGGTTACAGTAATGATGATGACGATAAAAAATTTGGTAACGGTGTTAAGGTCGATCTACCTGCCTCTCGAAAACGTAAACGGGAATCAATATCAGGAATGGTAAACTGGACGAGGCATGTTGCAAAGCATCCGTTTGATCCTGTAACTCCTCCATTACCAGAACCATCAAAATGGAAGGAGTATAAAGGAGGCAATGACTTTTTTGTTCAGCTGCTGAGGGCAAGAGACGCTCTGGCGGTGAGAAAGAATGCAGAACCAAACAGTGGATCATCTTCTCAG aaggtgaagatgcatCCTGCCATGTATGAGGATTCCGTTGGTCACCAGGGTACTATGAAATTGAGATGTAGTGAAAGGCTGCCTATCTCTCCTAAATCTCGCTGCACTTGTTGCAATTCTAAATCATGCTCTGCTAATGGAAATAAGTTGCATGCTTCAGTCAATATGGCTGCCAAACCAGATGctactgaaaagaaaaaatcgacttccaaatcaaaatcaaaatggagcaaaaagaaaaaacctgTGCCATCTGAGGATGATTTTCGTGTAAAGCATGTTTCTATAGGTAATCTTTTCCAAGCGGAAGTTCCGCAATGGACTGGTGAAGTTTCTGACAGTGACCCTAAATGGTTAGGCACACAAGTGTGGCCTGTTAAAGATGACTCAAAACTTACTACCAAAACAGAATTCATTGCGAGAGGAAGACGAGGAAAGTGTAGTTGCGACATTCAAGGTTCTGTTGACTGTGTCAGATTTCTCATTGCTGAAAACAGGATGAAACTGAAGCTTGAATTGGGTTCTGTATTTTACCAATGGGGATTTGATAAAATGGGCGAGGAAGTTTCACTTCAATGGACAGCTGATGAAGAAAAGAAATTTAAGAATGCAATGAGGTTAAATATCCCCTCCCAAAACAAGTCTTTTTGGAACAATCCATCCAAATACTTTTTTAAGAAGACAAGAAAAGACATGGTGAGCTATTACTTCAATGCATATATTATTCAACTAAGAACTTATCAGAATCGAGTAACTCCGAAGACTGTTGACAGTGATGACGACGAAGTCGAATTTGGATCTTTTGGTGATGGTTTTGGGAGAAACCGTATCAGGCATCCACctgtggaattcatggagtgtTCAGAGAACAAGCAATGCTGGGATTATGAGTAG
- the LOC123913663 gene encoding ubiquitin-conjugating enzyme E2 5-like isoform X7: MSSPDKRRDMDLMKLMMTDYKVEMINDGMQDFFVEFHGPKYSPYQGGVWKIRVELPDAYLYKSPSIGFVNKIYHPNVDEMSGSVCLDVINQTLSPMFDLVNVFEVFIPQLLIYPNASDPLNGDAAALMMRDRAAYEQKVKGPYQVGVWKIRVEPPDAYPYKCPST; the protein is encoded by the exons ATGTCTTCCCCAGATAAACGCCGAGACATGGATTTGATGAAGCT GATGATGACTGATTACAAGGTGGAGATGATCAATGATGGCATGCAAGACTTCTTTGTGGAATTTCATGGACCCAAATACA GTCCTTATCAAGGAGGTGTGTGGAAGATAAGAGTGGAGCTACCTGATGCTTATCTTTATAAGTCTCCTTCTATTGGTTTTGTCAACAAAATTTACCATCCTAATGTTGATGAAAT GTCTGGCTCGGTTTGCTTAGATGTTATCAACCAGACATTGAGTCCGATGTTCG ATCTTGTTAATGTGTTCGAAGTGTTTATTCCTCAACTTCTTATATACCCCAATGCATCAGATCCATTGAATGGTGATGCCGCTGCCTTGATGATGAGAGACCGTGCTGCATATGAACAGAAAGTCAAAG GTCCTTATCAAGTAGGTGTATGGAAGATAAGAGTTGAGCCACCTGATGCTTATCCTTATAAGTGTCCTTCTACTTGA
- the LOC123913663 gene encoding uncharacterized protein LOC123913663 isoform X1, translated as MSSPDKRRDMDLMKLMMTDYKVEMINDGMQDFFVEFHGPKYSPYQGGVWKIRVELPDAYLYKSPSIGFVNKIYHPNVDEMSGSVCLDVINQTLSPMFDLVNVFEVFIPQLLIYPNASDPLNGDAAALMMRDRAAYEQKVKEFEIEEQHQLVPTLPQSIINNFQEKGGYDAVSKKGLWYSVIIELGLDLHVLASVKLVYYKYLRDFEGWLSKTKRVAVNQTGDGSLLGTENLINKLPNFHMNAEPLPNFLAVRKNAEPNCGSSSQKVKMHPAVYEDPVGHQGTTKLRRGKRRHISSKSRCTGCNSNSCSANGNELHCSVNMAAKPDATEKKKSAAKPKSTRKKTSKPSCNDFPVKHVSIGSRFQAEVPQWTGEISESDSKWLGTQVWTVKDDSEPTPETDIVGRGRRGKCSCDIQGSVECVRFLIAGNRMKLKLELGSAFYQMGFHKMGEEVSLQWTADEEKKFKNIMRLNIPSQNKSFWNNPSKYFFKKTRKDMVNYYFNAYIIQLRSYQNRVTPKTVDSDDDEVEFGSFGDGFGRNSIKHPPVEFLECSENKRIEPARRTLANVLELESHW; from the exons ATGTCTTCCCCAGATAAACGCCGAGACATGGATTTGATGAAGCT GATGATGACTGATTACAAGGTGGAGATGATCAATGATGGCATGCAAGACTTCTTTGTGGAATTTCATGGACCCAAATACA GTCCTTATCAAGGAGGTGTGTGGAAGATAAGAGTGGAGCTACCTGATGCTTATCTTTATAAGTCTCCTTCTATTGGTTTTGTCAACAAAATTTACCATCCTAATGTTGATGAAAT GTCTGGCTCGGTTTGCTTAGATGTTATCAACCAGACATTGAGTCCGATGTTCG ATCTTGTTAATGTGTTCGAAGTGTTTATTCCTCAACTTCTTATATACCCCAATGCATCAGATCCATTGAATGGTGATGCCGCTGCCTTGATGATGAGAGACCGTGCTGCATATGAACAGAAAGTCAAAG AATTTGAGATTGAAGAGCAGCACCAGCTAGTACCAACATTGCcacaatcaattatcaataATTTTCAG GAAAAGGGTGGGTATGATGCGGTATCAAAAAAAGGGTTGTGGTATTCTGTGATAATTGAACTGGGTTTGGACCTTCATGTTTTGGCTTCGGTGAAATTAGTTTATTACAAATATCTGCGTGATTTTGAAGGTTGGCTCAGCAAAACCAAAAGAGTGGCGGTTAACCAAACGGGTGATGGTTCTTTATTGGGCACTGAAAACCTAATCAACAAATTACCGAATTTTCACATGAATGCGGAACCATTACCGAATTTTCTGGCGGTGAGAAAGAATGCTGAACCAAACTGTGGATCATCTTCTCAG aaggtgaagatgcatCCTGCCGTGTATGAGGATCCCGTTGGTCACCAAGGTACTACGAAATTGAGACGTGGTAAAAGGCGCCACATCTCTTCTAAATCTCGCTGCACTGGCTGCAATTCTAATTCATGCTCTGCTAATGGAAATGAGTTGCATTGTTCAGTCAATATGGCTGCCAAACCAGATGctactgaaaagaaaaaatcagcTGCCAAACCAAAATCGACCAGAAAGAAAACATCTAAGCCATCTTGCAACGACTTTCCTGTAAAGCATGTTTCTATAGGTTCTCGTTTCCAAGCGGAAGTCCCGCAATGGACTGGTGAAATATCTGAGAGTGACTCTAAATGGTTAGGCACACAAGTATGGACTGTTAAAGATGACTCAGAACCTACTCCCGAAACTGATATTGTTGGGAGAGGAAGACGGGGAAAGTGTAGCTGCGACATTCAAGGTTCTGTTGAATGTGTCAGATTTCTCATTGCTGGAAACAGGATGAAACTGAAGCTTGAATTGGGTTCTGCATTTTACCAAATGGGATTTCATAAAATGGGTGAGGAAGTTTCACTTCAATGGACAGCTGATGAAGAAAAGAAATTTAAGAATATAATGAGGTTAAATATCCCCTCCCAAAACAAGTCTTTTTGGAACAATCCATCCAAATACTTTTTTAAGAAGACAAGAAAAGACATGGTGAATTATTACTTCAATGCATATATTATTCAATTAAGAAGTTATCAAAATCGAGTGACTCCGAAGACTGTTGACAGTGATGACGACGAAGTTGAATTTGGATCTTTTGGTGATGGTTTTGGGAGGAACAGTATCAAGCATCCACCTGTGGAATTCCTGGAATGTTCAGAGAACAAGAGGATAGAACCAGCTAGGAGAACATTGGCTAATGTGTTGGAGCTTGAAAGCCACTGGTAA
- the LOC123913663 gene encoding AT-rich interactive domain-containing protein 2-like isoform X2 encodes MSGSVCLDVINQTLSPMFDLVNVFEVFIPQLLIYPNASDPLNGDAAALMMRDRAAYEQKVKEFEIEEQHQLVPTLPQSIINNFQEKGGYDAVSKKGLWYSVIIELGLDLHVLASVKLVYYKYLRDFEGWLSKTKRVAVNQTGDGSLLGTENLINKLPNFHMNAEPLPNFLAVRKNAEPNCGSSSQKVKMHPAVYEDPVGHQGTTKLRRGKRRHISSKSRCTGCNSNSCSANGNELHCSVNMAAKPDATEKKKSAAKPKSTRKKTSKPSCNDFPVKHVSIGSRFQAEVPQWTGEISESDSKWLGTQVWTVKDDSEPTPETDIVGRGRRGKCSCDIQGSVECVRFLIAGNRMKLKLELGSAFYQMGFHKMGEEVSLQWTADEEKKFKNIMRLNIPSQNKSFWNNPSKYFFKKTRKDMVNYYFNAYIIQLRSYQNRVTPKTVDSDDDEVEFGSFGDGFGRNSIKHPPVEFLECSENKRIEPARRTLANVLELESHW; translated from the exons AT GTCTGGCTCGGTTTGCTTAGATGTTATCAACCAGACATTGAGTCCGATGTTCG ATCTTGTTAATGTGTTCGAAGTGTTTATTCCTCAACTTCTTATATACCCCAATGCATCAGATCCATTGAATGGTGATGCCGCTGCCTTGATGATGAGAGACCGTGCTGCATATGAACAGAAAGTCAAAG AATTTGAGATTGAAGAGCAGCACCAGCTAGTACCAACATTGCcacaatcaattatcaataATTTTCAG GAAAAGGGTGGGTATGATGCGGTATCAAAAAAAGGGTTGTGGTATTCTGTGATAATTGAACTGGGTTTGGACCTTCATGTTTTGGCTTCGGTGAAATTAGTTTATTACAAATATCTGCGTGATTTTGAAGGTTGGCTCAGCAAAACCAAAAGAGTGGCGGTTAACCAAACGGGTGATGGTTCTTTATTGGGCACTGAAAACCTAATCAACAAATTACCGAATTTTCACATGAATGCGGAACCATTACCGAATTTTCTGGCGGTGAGAAAGAATGCTGAACCAAACTGTGGATCATCTTCTCAG aaggtgaagatgcatCCTGCCGTGTATGAGGATCCCGTTGGTCACCAAGGTACTACGAAATTGAGACGTGGTAAAAGGCGCCACATCTCTTCTAAATCTCGCTGCACTGGCTGCAATTCTAATTCATGCTCTGCTAATGGAAATGAGTTGCATTGTTCAGTCAATATGGCTGCCAAACCAGATGctactgaaaagaaaaaatcagcTGCCAAACCAAAATCGACCAGAAAGAAAACATCTAAGCCATCTTGCAACGACTTTCCTGTAAAGCATGTTTCTATAGGTTCTCGTTTCCAAGCGGAAGTCCCGCAATGGACTGGTGAAATATCTGAGAGTGACTCTAAATGGTTAGGCACACAAGTATGGACTGTTAAAGATGACTCAGAACCTACTCCCGAAACTGATATTGTTGGGAGAGGAAGACGGGGAAAGTGTAGCTGCGACATTCAAGGTTCTGTTGAATGTGTCAGATTTCTCATTGCTGGAAACAGGATGAAACTGAAGCTTGAATTGGGTTCTGCATTTTACCAAATGGGATTTCATAAAATGGGTGAGGAAGTTTCACTTCAATGGACAGCTGATGAAGAAAAGAAATTTAAGAATATAATGAGGTTAAATATCCCCTCCCAAAACAAGTCTTTTTGGAACAATCCATCCAAATACTTTTTTAAGAAGACAAGAAAAGACATGGTGAATTATTACTTCAATGCATATATTATTCAATTAAGAAGTTATCAAAATCGAGTGACTCCGAAGACTGTTGACAGTGATGACGACGAAGTTGAATTTGGATCTTTTGGTGATGGTTTTGGGAGGAACAGTATCAAGCATCCACCTGTGGAATTCCTGGAATGTTCAGAGAACAAGAGGATAGAACCAGCTAGGAGAACATTGGCTAATGTGTTGGAGCTTGAAAGCCACTGGTAA
- the LOC123913663 gene encoding AT-rich interactive domain-containing protein 2-like isoform X3 yields MLILISVLLLDEFEIEEQHQLVPTLPQSIINNFQEKGGYDAVSKKGLWYSVIIELGLDLHVLASVKLVYYKYLRDFEGWLSKTKRVAVNQTGDGSLLGTENLINKLPNFHMNAEPLPNFLAVRKNAEPNCGSSSQKVKMHPAVYEDPVGHQGTTKLRRGKRRHISSKSRCTGCNSNSCSANGNELHCSVNMAAKPDATEKKKSAAKPKSTRKKTSKPSCNDFPVKHVSIGSRFQAEVPQWTGEISESDSKWLGTQVWTVKDDSEPTPETDIVGRGRRGKCSCDIQGSVECVRFLIAGNRMKLKLELGSAFYQMGFHKMGEEVSLQWTADEEKKFKNIMRLNIPSQNKSFWNNPSKYFFKKTRKDMVNYYFNAYIIQLRSYQNRVTPKTVDSDDDEVEFGSFGDGFGRNSIKHPPVEFLECSENKRIEPARRTLANVLELESHW; encoded by the exons ATGCTTATCCTTATAAGTGTCCTTCTACTTGATG AATTTGAGATTGAAGAGCAGCACCAGCTAGTACCAACATTGCcacaatcaattatcaataATTTTCAG GAAAAGGGTGGGTATGATGCGGTATCAAAAAAAGGGTTGTGGTATTCTGTGATAATTGAACTGGGTTTGGACCTTCATGTTTTGGCTTCGGTGAAATTAGTTTATTACAAATATCTGCGTGATTTTGAAGGTTGGCTCAGCAAAACCAAAAGAGTGGCGGTTAACCAAACGGGTGATGGTTCTTTATTGGGCACTGAAAACCTAATCAACAAATTACCGAATTTTCACATGAATGCGGAACCATTACCGAATTTTCTGGCGGTGAGAAAGAATGCTGAACCAAACTGTGGATCATCTTCTCAG aaggtgaagatgcatCCTGCCGTGTATGAGGATCCCGTTGGTCACCAAGGTACTACGAAATTGAGACGTGGTAAAAGGCGCCACATCTCTTCTAAATCTCGCTGCACTGGCTGCAATTCTAATTCATGCTCTGCTAATGGAAATGAGTTGCATTGTTCAGTCAATATGGCTGCCAAACCAGATGctactgaaaagaaaaaatcagcTGCCAAACCAAAATCGACCAGAAAGAAAACATCTAAGCCATCTTGCAACGACTTTCCTGTAAAGCATGTTTCTATAGGTTCTCGTTTCCAAGCGGAAGTCCCGCAATGGACTGGTGAAATATCTGAGAGTGACTCTAAATGGTTAGGCACACAAGTATGGACTGTTAAAGATGACTCAGAACCTACTCCCGAAACTGATATTGTTGGGAGAGGAAGACGGGGAAAGTGTAGCTGCGACATTCAAGGTTCTGTTGAATGTGTCAGATTTCTCATTGCTGGAAACAGGATGAAACTGAAGCTTGAATTGGGTTCTGCATTTTACCAAATGGGATTTCATAAAATGGGTGAGGAAGTTTCACTTCAATGGACAGCTGATGAAGAAAAGAAATTTAAGAATATAATGAGGTTAAATATCCCCTCCCAAAACAAGTCTTTTTGGAACAATCCATCCAAATACTTTTTTAAGAAGACAAGAAAAGACATGGTGAATTATTACTTCAATGCATATATTATTCAATTAAGAAGTTATCAAAATCGAGTGACTCCGAAGACTGTTGACAGTGATGACGACGAAGTTGAATTTGGATCTTTTGGTGATGGTTTTGGGAGGAACAGTATCAAGCATCCACCTGTGGAATTCCTGGAATGTTCAGAGAACAAGAGGATAGAACCAGCTAGGAGAACATTGGCTAATGTGTTGGAGCTTGAAAGCCACTGGTAA
- the LOC123913663 gene encoding AT-rich interactive domain-containing protein 2-like isoform X4, with the protein MVMLMKCWLSKTKRVAVNQTGDGSLLGTENLINKLPNFHMNAEPLPNFLAVRKNAEPNCGSSSQKVKMHPAVYEDPVGHQGTTKLRRGKRRHISSKSRCTGCNSNSCSANGNELHCSVNMAAKPDATEKKKSAAKPKSTRKKTSKPSCNDFPVKHVSIGSRFQAEVPQWTGEISESDSKWLGTQVWTVKDDSEPTPETDIVGRGRRGKCSCDIQGSVECVRFLIAGNRMKLKLELGSAFYQMGFHKMGEEVSLQWTADEEKKFKNIMRLNIPSQNKSFWNNPSKYFFKKTRKDMVNYYFNAYIIQLRSYQNRVTPKTVDSDDDEVEFGSFGDGFGRNSIKHPPVEFLECSENKRIEPARRTLANVLELESHW; encoded by the exons ATGGTAATGTTGATGAAAT GTTGGCTCAGCAAAACCAAAAGAGTGGCGGTTAACCAAACGGGTGATGGTTCTTTATTGGGCACTGAAAACCTAATCAACAAATTACCGAATTTTCACATGAATGCGGAACCATTACCGAATTTTCTGGCGGTGAGAAAGAATGCTGAACCAAACTGTGGATCATCTTCTCAG aaggtgaagatgcatCCTGCCGTGTATGAGGATCCCGTTGGTCACCAAGGTACTACGAAATTGAGACGTGGTAAAAGGCGCCACATCTCTTCTAAATCTCGCTGCACTGGCTGCAATTCTAATTCATGCTCTGCTAATGGAAATGAGTTGCATTGTTCAGTCAATATGGCTGCCAAACCAGATGctactgaaaagaaaaaatcagcTGCCAAACCAAAATCGACCAGAAAGAAAACATCTAAGCCATCTTGCAACGACTTTCCTGTAAAGCATGTTTCTATAGGTTCTCGTTTCCAAGCGGAAGTCCCGCAATGGACTGGTGAAATATCTGAGAGTGACTCTAAATGGTTAGGCACACAAGTATGGACTGTTAAAGATGACTCAGAACCTACTCCCGAAACTGATATTGTTGGGAGAGGAAGACGGGGAAAGTGTAGCTGCGACATTCAAGGTTCTGTTGAATGTGTCAGATTTCTCATTGCTGGAAACAGGATGAAACTGAAGCTTGAATTGGGTTCTGCATTTTACCAAATGGGATTTCATAAAATGGGTGAGGAAGTTTCACTTCAATGGACAGCTGATGAAGAAAAGAAATTTAAGAATATAATGAGGTTAAATATCCCCTCCCAAAACAAGTCTTTTTGGAACAATCCATCCAAATACTTTTTTAAGAAGACAAGAAAAGACATGGTGAATTATTACTTCAATGCATATATTATTCAATTAAGAAGTTATCAAAATCGAGTGACTCCGAAGACTGTTGACAGTGATGACGACGAAGTTGAATTTGGATCTTTTGGTGATGGTTTTGGGAGGAACAGTATCAAGCATCCACCTGTGGAATTCCTGGAATGTTCAGAGAACAAGAGGATAGAACCAGCTAGGAGAACATTGGCTAATGTGTTGGAGCTTGAAAGCCACTGGTAA